The following are encoded in a window of Chloroflexota bacterium genomic DNA:
- the tenA gene encoding thiaminase II encodes MTTTPDAPASVALTPQLWASAAPIYERILEHPFLQGLTSGSLPEERFQFYVKQDSLYLREYARCLALASARASSSYWCEMFAAHAQSALNVERSLHEGYFAAWGLSPAEIEATPATPTTTAYTSYLLRVAGTGTFEELLGAILPCYWIYWEVGKTLIAHGSPNPVYQRWIDAYASEQFAAAVQRVLDAVNHSTADLPESRLTPIRRHYLTASRYEWMFWDAAYRLETWPV; translated from the coding sequence ATGACCACCACCCCCGATGCACCCGCCAGCGTCGCGCTGACCCCACAGCTCTGGGCCAGTGCCGCCCCGATCTACGAGCGCATCCTGGAGCATCCGTTCCTGCAAGGCCTGACAAGTGGATCGCTGCCGGAGGAGCGCTTTCAGTTTTACGTCAAGCAGGATTCGCTCTACCTGCGGGAGTACGCGCGCTGTCTGGCCCTGGCCTCAGCCCGCGCCTCGTCCTCCTACTGGTGCGAGATGTTCGCGGCACACGCGCAGTCGGCCCTGAACGTCGAGCGCTCGCTGCACGAGGGGTACTTCGCGGCGTGGGGCCTCTCCCCGGCCGAGATCGAGGCGACGCCCGCCACGCCGACCACGACGGCGTACACCTCGTACCTGCTGCGCGTCGCTGGGACCGGCACGTTCGAGGAGCTGCTCGGGGCGATCTTGCCGTGCTACTGGATCTACTGGGAGGTCGGGAAGACGCTGATCGCGCACGGCTCCCCGAACCCCGTCTACCAGCGGTGGATCGACGCCTACGCCTCAGAACAGTTCGCGGCGGCGGTGCAACGCGTGCTGGACGCCGTGAACCACTCAACCGCGGACCTGCCCGAGAGCCGTCTCACGCCGATCCGCCGCCACTACCTCACCGCCAGCCGCTACGAGTGGATGTTCTGGGACGCCGCCTATCGCCTGGAGACGTGGCCCGTCTGA
- a CDS encoding energy-coupling factor transporter transmembrane protein EcfT yields MRQFVWHEADSPLHRLNPLTKLALALPMAAVVTLFNEPLTPLLLGVVAALTTRTLGRVPWPNILRPLALALLLGFGLFWSSVVFYAGPGADGPSLVPGPVSIAPASLLFGLTVVCRLLAIFATSMLFVLTTNPIDLVAALIQQARLPVRVGYAVFAAYRFVPLVHEELENIQAAHHVRGGAGGRGPLARLRRMFGFAIPLLAISVRRAERVALAMDARGFGGHRHRTYYRQTHWTSADLWFLLGAALTCTVTILAVRQLAA; encoded by the coding sequence ATGAGGCAGTTTGTCTGGCATGAGGCTGATTCGCCCCTCCACCGGCTGAATCCGCTGACCAAGCTCGCCCTGGCTCTGCCGATGGCCGCCGTCGTCACCCTGTTCAACGAACCGCTGACGCCGTTGCTGCTCGGGGTCGTGGCAGCCCTGACCACCCGGACGCTCGGACGGGTGCCGTGGCCCAACATCCTCCGACCGCTCGCCCTGGCGCTGCTGCTCGGCTTCGGGCTGTTCTGGTCGAGCGTCGTGTTCTACGCCGGGCCGGGCGCGGACGGTCCGTCGCTTGTGCCCGGCCCGGTCTCGATCGCGCCGGCCAGTCTGCTGTTCGGCCTGACGGTCGTCTGTCGGCTCCTGGCGATCTTCGCCACGTCGATGCTGTTCGTGCTCACCACCAACCCCATCGATCTCGTGGCGGCGCTCATTCAGCAGGCCCGGCTGCCGGTCCGGGTCGGCTACGCCGTGTTCGCCGCCTACCGCTTCGTGCCGCTCGTCCACGAAGAGCTGGAGAACATCCAGGCGGCCCACCACGTTCGGGGCGGCGCCGGCGGGCGCGGCCCCCTGGCCCGGCTCCGGCGCATGTTCGGGTTCGCCATCCCGTTGCTGGCGATCTCCGTGCGGCGGGCCGAGCGGGTCGCCCTGGCGATGGACGCGCGGGGCTTCGGCGGCCACCGGCACCGGACCTACTATCGCCAGACGCACTGGACGTCGGCCGACCTCTGGTTTCTGCTCGGGGCAGCGCTCACCTGCACAGTGACCATACTCGCCGTTCGCCAGCTCGCAGCCTGA
- a CDS encoding xanthine dehydrogenase family protein molybdopterin-binding subunit — MNVVRVDREQTAKGDEKYTVVERNTGAAWPRDRGFQVVGKPLPRVEGDLKVTGKAQYAYDVRLPGQLYARVLRSPHPHARIVRIDTTRAEAVTGVRAIVSRNNAADILWFKDTELFSSVVRYIGEEVAAVAADSEEIADDALRLIEVEYEPLPFVMEASAALRPGAPKIHQDGNIAGEVQEQERGDVAAGFAQADVVIEREYVTQAALHNCLEPHGCTAAWEPDRLTIWDSTQSIFDVRQEVARRLGLPEHRVRVVKQFMGGGFGSKQIAWKHTALAALLSKQSGRPVQLMLDREAENLAAGNRNPTRQKVRAGAKRDGTLTAIEVEAIQSVGAYMVGGEAANVVGPYRTLYRCPNVRTKQTPVYINAGPTVAFRAPGYVEGAFGLESAMDELAQTLGIDPLALRLKNYADRDQDEDQPYTAPDGLRRCYEAVDEAFGWQKQARQARAKAGARRATGAKVRGVGFAGHDWIGGAGHPPGYAWVKLNADGSVDIVAGTHDIGTGSRIGLTQIAAEELSIPVEQVGLHLGDTAYGPYAPVSSGSATQATIGPAIQAAALDAKAQLFKAAGPMLEVDPDDLELHHGQVRVKGQPSRGLSIATVMEKIDPHMIQGQGSRGPNPDGKTIHTFGAQAAEVEVDTETGEVTVLRIVAAHDCGRIINPMMVESQVIGAVTQGLGFALTEERIVDERRGVVLNANLEEYKVPTVLDIPHVTTVPLDMPDPEANPTGAKGIGESPLIPTAPAIVNAVCDALGVRIRETPLTRSRVLRALAERDSAQGGA; from the coding sequence GAACGTCGTGCGGGTTGACCGCGAGCAGACCGCCAAGGGTGACGAAAAGTACACGGTCGTCGAGCGGAACACGGGGGCCGCGTGGCCGCGGGACCGAGGGTTCCAGGTTGTTGGGAAGCCGCTGCCGCGCGTCGAAGGTGACCTGAAAGTCACCGGCAAGGCGCAGTACGCCTACGACGTGCGCTTGCCGGGCCAACTGTACGCCAGGGTGCTCCGCAGTCCGCATCCGCATGCCCGGATCGTCCGCATCGACACGACCCGGGCCGAGGCGGTGACCGGCGTCCGGGCCATCGTCAGCCGAAACAATGCCGCCGACATCTTGTGGTTCAAGGACACCGAGCTGTTCTCGTCGGTGGTCCGCTACATCGGGGAGGAGGTGGCGGCCGTCGCTGCCGACTCCGAGGAGATCGCCGACGATGCCCTGCGGCTGATCGAGGTCGAGTACGAGCCGCTGCCCTTCGTGATGGAGGCCAGCGCGGCGCTGCGGCCCGGCGCGCCGAAGATTCACCAGGACGGCAACATCGCGGGTGAGGTGCAGGAGCAGGAGCGCGGCGACGTGGCAGCCGGATTCGCGCAGGCGGATGTGGTGATCGAGCGCGAGTACGTCACCCAGGCGGCCCTGCACAACTGCCTGGAGCCGCACGGCTGTACGGCGGCCTGGGAGCCGGATCGCCTCACGATCTGGGACTCGACCCAGTCCATCTTCGACGTGCGGCAGGAGGTCGCCAGGCGGCTGGGCCTGCCCGAGCACCGCGTCCGGGTCGTCAAGCAGTTCATGGGCGGCGGCTTCGGCAGCAAGCAGATCGCCTGGAAGCACACGGCGCTGGCGGCGCTGCTCTCGAAGCAGTCGGGGCGGCCCGTGCAATTGATGCTCGACCGTGAGGCCGAGAATCTGGCGGCCGGCAACCGCAACCCGACCCGGCAGAAGGTGCGGGCCGGAGCGAAGCGCGACGGGACGCTCACCGCCATCGAGGTCGAGGCCATTCAGAGCGTCGGCGCGTACATGGTGGGCGGCGAGGCGGCGAACGTGGTCGGCCCGTACCGCACACTCTACCGCTGTCCCAACGTCCGGACGAAGCAGACGCCGGTCTACATCAACGCCGGCCCGACGGTGGCCTTCCGCGCCCCCGGCTACGTCGAGGGGGCGTTCGGGCTGGAATCGGCCATGGACGAGCTGGCCCAGACCCTGGGCATTGATCCGCTGGCCCTGCGCCTCAAGAACTACGCCGACCGCGACCAGGACGAGGATCAACCGTACACGGCCCCGGACGGGCTGCGACGCTGCTACGAGGCCGTCGACGAGGCGTTTGGCTGGCAGAAGCAGGCGCGGCAGGCGCGGGCGAAGGCTGGCGCTCGACGGGCCACGGGCGCGAAGGTGCGGGGTGTCGGGTTCGCCGGGCACGATTGGATCGGCGGGGCCGGGCATCCACCCGGGTACGCCTGGGTCAAGCTGAACGCCGACGGCAGCGTGGACATCGTGGCGGGCACCCACGACATCGGCACCGGCAGCCGGATCGGCCTGACCCAGATCGCGGCCGAAGAGCTGAGCATCCCGGTCGAGCAGGTCGGCCTCCACCTTGGAGACACCGCCTACGGACCGTACGCGCCGGTCAGCTCCGGCAGCGCGACCCAGGCGACGATTGGCCCGGCGATCCAGGCGGCGGCTCTCGACGCGAAGGCCCAGTTGTTCAAGGCGGCCGGCCCGATGCTGGAGGTCGATCCCGACGACCTGGAGCTTCACCATGGACAGGTGCGCGTCAAGGGTCAGCCCTCCCGCGGCCTGAGCATCGCCACCGTGATGGAGAAGATCGACCCGCACATGATCCAGGGGCAGGGCTCGCGCGGGCCGAACCCGGACGGCAAGACGATCCACACGTTCGGGGCGCAGGCTGCCGAGGTCGAGGTTGATACCGAGACGGGCGAGGTGACGGTGCTGCGGATCGTGGCGGCGCACGATTGTGGCCGCATCATCAACCCGATGATGGTCGAGAGTCAGGTGATCGGGGCGGTCACGCAGGGGCTGGGCTTCGCACTGACCGAAGAGCGCATCGTGGACGAGCGGCGCGGGGTCGTCCTCAACGCCAATCTCGAAGAGTACAAAGTCCCCACCGTGCTCGACATCCCGCACGTCACCACGGTGCCGCTCGACATGCCCGACCCGGAGGCAAACCCGACCGGCGCAAAGGGCATCGGTGAGTCGCCGTTGATCCCCACCGCGCCGGCCATCGTCAACGCCGTCTGCGATGCACTCGGCGTCCGCATCCGCGAGACGCCCCTGACCCGGTCACGGGTGCTGCGCGCACTCGCCGAGCGGGACTCGGCGCAGGGAGGAGCGTAG
- a CDS encoding xanthine dehydrogenase family protein subunit M encodes MRTFEYARAETIDDATTQVASPSADGNGRRPIALPVQDGRRFLAGGTDLLTLMKADVFAPSMLVDIKRVADIPHGIDERGDGGAAIGALTTLSEIERHAGLAARFPALVAAVGQAATPQLRNMATMGGNLLQRPRCWYFRSSLFPCWLKGGDECHARDGENSHHAIFGESPCVAVHPSDAAAALVAYGATVRLRGPHGERTLSVEELFAEPTDDRRTETLVEPDELVLAVELPAPAAGSRSAYLKAMDRKVWAFALAGVAVALTLDGGRITTARVVLGGVAPIPWRAHDAESALTGQAVSAEVLNRAADMALGGAHPLEHNGYKVVLARNLVRKALHDVAGP; translated from the coding sequence ATGCGGACGTTCGAGTACGCCCGCGCCGAGACCATCGACGATGCGACGACCCAGGTCGCGAGTCCGAGCGCCGATGGCAACGGGAGGCGTCCCATTGCGCTGCCCGTACAGGACGGACGCCGGTTCCTGGCTGGCGGTACCGATCTCCTGACGCTGATGAAGGCTGACGTGTTTGCGCCGTCGATGCTGGTCGATATCAAGCGGGTTGCCGACATTCCGCACGGCATCGACGAGCGCGGCGATGGCGGCGCGGCCATCGGGGCGCTCACGACCCTCAGCGAGATCGAGCGTCATGCTGGGCTCGCTGCGAGGTTTCCGGCCCTCGTCGCGGCGGTGGGTCAGGCGGCAACGCCCCAGCTGCGAAACATGGCGACGATGGGTGGCAACTTGCTCCAGCGACCGCGTTGCTGGTACTTCCGGAGCAGCCTGTTTCCCTGCTGGCTCAAGGGCGGCGACGAGTGCCACGCCCGCGATGGCGAGAACAGCCACCACGCCATCTTTGGCGAGTCGCCGTGCGTGGCCGTGCACCCGTCAGATGCGGCGGCGGCGCTGGTAGCGTACGGCGCCACGGTGCGGCTGCGCGGCCCGCACGGCGAGCGGACCCTTTCCGTGGAGGAACTGTTTGCCGAGCCGACCGACGACCGCCGCACTGAGACGCTGGTGGAGCCAGACGAGCTGGTGCTGGCCGTCGAGTTGCCGGCCCCGGCGGCCGGCAGCCGCAGCGCCTATCTGAAGGCGATGGACCGGAAGGTCTGGGCGTTCGCGCTGGCAGGCGTCGCCGTGGCGCTGACCCTCGATGGCGGGCGGATCACAACGGCGCGGGTGGTGCTGGGCGGTGTTGCGCCGATCCCGTGGCGCGCCCATGACGCCGAGTCGGCGCTGACGGGTCAGGCTGTCAGCGCCGAGGTGTTGAACCGTGCCGCCGACATGGCCCTGGGTGGCGCGCACCCGCTCGAACACAACGGCTACAAGGTCGTGCTCGCCCGGAATCTGGTCCGAAAGGCCCTGCACGACGTGGCCGGGCCCTAG
- a CDS encoding Rieske 2Fe-2S domain-containing protein: MTTDELAEQVQQAVTAAFELAGERGAKLKDVLHGTWLGHALHPMLVAAPIGAWTTAGVLDMVGSKRGADTAIGFGILASLPAAAAGFADWSYTEGKPRRLGLSHAALNGAALACYGLSWMARRGGRRGIGMALSTVGMGLVSASGYLGGELSYSLGQGVNRNAWSPEVEQTSQPPSDFIPVIAASELREGIPTAAEVSLFDTPVPLVLVKKGREVFALNGQCSHLGAPLAEGRLVDEWCLECPWHQSRFDIRDGSVDQGPAAYPQSRFQTRIENGMVEVRPRSAPADAVDRMLASVEGSALS, from the coding sequence ATGACTACCGATGAGCTGGCGGAACAAGTGCAGCAAGCGGTGACCGCGGCCTTCGAGCTGGCCGGCGAGCGTGGCGCGAAGCTCAAGGACGTCCTGCACGGCACCTGGCTGGGGCACGCGCTGCACCCGATGCTGGTGGCTGCGCCTATCGGTGCCTGGACGACTGCCGGCGTGTTGGACATGGTGGGGTCAAAACGCGGGGCCGATACGGCCATTGGCTTCGGCATCCTGGCGTCGCTGCCGGCTGCCGCCGCCGGGTTCGCGGACTGGTCCTACACCGAGGGGAAGCCTCGTCGGCTCGGCCTGAGCCACGCGGCGCTCAACGGCGCGGCCCTCGCCTGCTACGGGCTGTCCTGGATGGCCCGCCGGGGTGGCCGGCGAGGCATCGGCATGGCCCTCTCGACCGTCGGCATGGGGCTGGTCAGCGCGAGCGGCTACCTCGGCGGCGAGTTGTCGTACTCGCTGGGACAGGGGGTCAATCGGAACGCCTGGAGTCCGGAGGTCGAGCAGACCTCCCAGCCGCCGAGCGACTTCATCCCCGTGATCGCGGCCAGCGAGCTGCGCGAGGGCATCCCAACGGCCGCCGAGGTCTCACTCTTCGACACCCCGGTGCCCCTGGTGCTGGTGAAGAAGGGGCGCGAGGTCTTCGCGCTGAACGGCCAGTGCTCGCACCTGGGCGCTCCGCTGGCCGAGGGACGGCTGGTCGACGAGTGGTGTCTGGAGTGCCCGTGGCACCAGTCGCGGTTCGACATCCGCGATGGATCGGTTGACCAGGGGCCGGCGGCCTACCCGCAGTCGCGCTTCCAGACGCGCATCGAGAACGGGATGGTCGAAGTTCGGCCGCGATCCGCCCCCGCCGACGCGGTGGACCGGATGCTCGCGTCCGTCGAGGGATCCGCGCTGTCATAG